The window AGTGTGGCTACACGCCTCAATACAAGGGCATGGAAGAGCTTTACCAAAAATATCAGGCACAGGGCTTTGAAATTTTGGCGTTTCCCTGCAACGACTATGGAATGCAAGAGCCAGGGAGCAATGAAGAAATTCAGCAGTTCTGCTCAACCCGCTACGACGTCAGCTTTCCACTGTTCGACAAAGTTCATGCCAAAGGGTCACAGCAACATCCACTCTACGCCGAGCTAACTCAATCGGTAAGCTGACTATCATCTAGAATACATAAAGCCGGGTAAAATAGGGACTAGAAGATAATCGAATTAAACCGATGCCAGTTCCTAAATTTCTCAGTCCGCTCCAACAAGAAAACCTCCAAAATGCCC of the Timaviella obliquedivisa GSE-PSE-MK23-08B genome contains:
- a CDS encoding glutathione peroxidase codes for the protein MSIANISVKTIDRQDQTLADYLGKVVLIVNVASQCGYTPQYKGMEELYQKYQAQGFEILAFPCNDYGMQEPGSNEEIQQFCSTRYDVSFPLFDKVHAKGSQQHPLYAELTQSVS